A region from the Bradyrhizobium erythrophlei genome encodes:
- a CDS encoding DUF3830 family protein encodes MSQLIVHAGDFTFQARFEEQLAPKTCAAFRKAMPFESQAIHVRWSGEGVWMPLGDLDFGVSYENHTSYPAPGQIILYPGGISETEILLAYGGVHFASKMGQLAGNHFITLTSNLENLATFGKTVLWKGAQKIRFEEV; translated from the coding sequence ATGAGCCAACTCATCGTCCACGCCGGCGATTTCACGTTCCAGGCCCGCTTCGAGGAGCAATTGGCGCCCAAGACCTGCGCGGCCTTTCGTAAAGCCATGCCGTTCGAGAGCCAGGCCATCCATGTGCGCTGGAGCGGCGAGGGGGTCTGGATGCCGCTCGGAGATCTCGATTTCGGCGTCAGTTACGAGAACCACACCAGCTATCCCGCGCCCGGCCAGATCATCCTCTATCCCGGCGGGATCAGCGAAACCGAAATTCTGCTGGCCTATGGCGGCGTGCATTTTGCGAGCAAGATGGGACAGCTCGCCGGCAATCATTTCATCACGCTGACCTCGAACCTGGAGAATTTGGCCACATTCGGCAAGACCGTGCTGTGGAAAGGCGCGCAGAAGATTCGCTTCGAGGAAGTGTAA
- the puuE gene encoding allantoinase PuuE has product MADARYPRDLHGYGRNPPDPHWPGDARVAVQFVVNFEEGGENNILHGDRASEAFLSDVLGAQPWLGQRHANIESMFEYGSRAGFWRLWRIFAERKLPATVFGVATALKRNPQVVAAMKEAGWDIASHSLRWVEHKDMSETEERAEIAEAIRIHSEATGQRPLGWYTGRSSINTVRLVMEAGGFLYSCDSYADDLPYWIKGAAGPHLVIPYSLDANDMRFVNPQGFGGGDEFFTYLKDSFDVLYAEGETAPKMMSIGLHCRVVGRPGRAASLMRFLDYIQKHERVWVPTRLQIAQHWHANLSHLAADAFDIGP; this is encoded by the coding sequence GTGGCCGACGCCCGATATCCCCGGGATCTCCACGGCTACGGCCGCAACCCGCCCGATCCGCACTGGCCCGGCGACGCGCGGGTCGCGGTGCAGTTCGTGGTGAACTTCGAAGAGGGCGGCGAGAACAACATCCTGCATGGCGACCGGGCGTCGGAGGCGTTCCTGTCCGACGTGCTGGGCGCGCAGCCCTGGCTCGGTCAGCGCCACGCCAATATCGAATCGATGTTCGAATATGGTTCGCGTGCGGGCTTCTGGCGGCTGTGGCGGATATTTGCCGAGCGCAAGCTGCCCGCGACGGTGTTCGGCGTCGCGACCGCGCTGAAGCGCAATCCGCAGGTGGTCGCTGCGATGAAGGAGGCCGGCTGGGACATCGCCAGCCACAGCCTGCGATGGGTCGAGCACAAGGACATGTCGGAAACGGAGGAGCGCGCCGAGATCGCGGAAGCGATCCGCATCCATAGCGAGGCCACCGGTCAGCGCCCGCTCGGCTGGTACACCGGGCGCTCGTCCATCAATACGGTGAGGCTGGTGATGGAAGCGGGCGGCTTCCTCTATTCCTGCGATTCCTATGCCGACGATCTGCCGTACTGGATCAAGGGAGCGGCGGGACCGCACCTGGTCATTCCCTACAGCCTCGACGCCAACGACATGCGCTTTGTCAATCCGCAGGGGTTCGGTGGCGGCGACGAGTTTTTCACCTATCTGAAGGACAGCTTTGACGTGCTTTACGCGGAGGGCGAGACCGCGCCGAAGATGATGTCGATCGGCCTGCATTGCCGCGTCGTCGGACGTCCCGGGCGTGCGGCTTCCCTGATGCGGTTTCTCGACTACATCCAAAAGCACGAACGGGTCTGGGTGCCGACCCGGCTGCAGATTGCGCAGCACTGGCACGCCAATCTGTCCCATCTCGCCGCCGACGCCTTCGATATCGGACCGTGA
- the uraD gene encoding 2-oxo-4-hydroxy-4-carboxy-5-ureidoimidazoline decarboxylase — protein MSQKTLADLNACSKDDFVAALANIFEYSPWIAEQAASARPFAGVTSLFEAMKAAVDRAAPELRLALIKAHPDLADKTQRAAGLTAESDAEQNSVGLDRLSDAEYQAFERVNNAYRSKFGFPYIVCVRRHTRDSILRDFERRLPNDVRSEMQRSIAEICRIAALRLDQLVAGDDRLHVQGRLSTHVLDTHSGKPAAGIRIELVELSELGLSRVVTRTITNSDGRTDQPLIGGRPVPIGRYELNFSVGRYFAARQVPMSDPPFLDQIPLRFAVSEPEGHLHVPLLVTPWSYATYRGS, from the coding sequence ATGTCGCAAAAGACGCTCGCCGATCTCAATGCCTGCAGCAAGGACGACTTCGTCGCCGCACTCGCCAATATCTTCGAATACTCGCCGTGGATCGCCGAACAGGCCGCCTCGGCGCGGCCGTTCGCCGGCGTGACATCATTGTTCGAAGCCATGAAGGCCGCGGTTGACCGCGCCGCGCCCGAGCTTCGCCTCGCTTTGATCAAGGCGCATCCCGATCTCGCCGACAAGACCCAGCGCGCCGCCGGCCTCACCGCGGAATCCGATGCCGAACAAAACAGCGTCGGCCTCGACCGGCTGTCGGACGCCGAATACCAGGCGTTCGAGCGCGTCAACAACGCCTACCGTTCGAAGTTCGGCTTTCCCTACATCGTCTGCGTCCGACGGCACACCAGGGATTCGATCCTGCGCGACTTCGAGCGCCGCTTGCCGAACGATGTGAGGTCGGAGATGCAGCGTTCGATCGCGGAGATCTGCCGGATTGCCGCGTTGCGCCTCGACCAGCTCGTGGCGGGCGATGACCGCCTGCACGTGCAAGGGCGGCTGTCGACCCATGTGCTCGACACCCACAGCGGCAAGCCGGCGGCGGGGATCAGGATCGAACTCGTCGAACTCTCCGAGCTCGGCTTGAGCCGCGTCGTGACGCGCACGATCACGAACTCGGACGGCCGCACCGATCAGCCGCTGATCGGCGGCCGACCGGTTCCGATCGGCCGCTACGAACTGAATTTCAGCGTAGGCAGGTATTTTGCCGCCCGCCAGGTGCCGATGTCGGATCCGCCGTTCCTTGATCAAATCCCGCTGCGCTTTGCCGTGAGCGAGCCCGAAGGGCATCTGCACGTGCCGCTGCTGGTGACGCCGTGGAGCTATGCGACGTATCGGGGAAGCTGA
- a CDS encoding molybdopterin-dependent oxidoreductase, which produces MTFEINGREFSQSPRAGQCLRTFLRELGHFGVKKGCDAGDCGACTVLLDGEPVHSCLIPAFRAEGHAVTTIEGLAGDGGTHPMQQAFLDAQAFQCGFCTAGMILTCASLNQAQRQDLGASLKGNLCRCTGYRAIEDALDGKTNIENAAAGAAFGRSLPAPAGPQIVRGEARYTFDTSIEGLLHIKMLRSPHPHARIISIDKSAALAVPGVRAVLTPEDAPQRLFSTARHERAWMDPDDTRVLDDVVRFIGQKVAAVVAETEAAAEEGCRRLKVDYDVLPAVVDPAQAIAPGAPVLHGDKTPEQRVTNSRRNIVAEAHGEYGDVARALAASAVSYEGTFTTQRVQHAALETHGGLAWVDSDGVLNVRSSTQTPFLTRRALSEIFDLAPDKVRVFCERVGGGFGGKQEMFVEDVLALAALKTGRPVKLELTREEQFIATSTRHPMRVSVKAGADKDGKLTALQLDVLSNTGAYGNHAGPVLFHGCGESIGVYNCPNKKVDAVVAYTNTVPAGAFRGYGLPQTLFAVEAAIDELARGLGISPFEIRRRNIVKSGDPMLSPPGTSHTDVLYGSYGLDQCLDWVERAMQADAPKTELPADWLTGDGIALTMIDTVPPDGHIADASISLREDGGFELTVGTAEFGNGTSTVHRQIAATALATTVDQIRLRQSDTAHGGHDTGAYGSTGTFVAGRATQAAAENLAEVLRVFASAATKTNPGACTLENDVAICGKRLVSYAQLAEAARAQGQLLSATGTSAGTPRSVAFNVQGFRVAVNKATGEIKILKSVHAADAGRVANPMQCRGQVEGGVAQSLGATLYEEMVIDDGGRVVNPKFRDYHLPSFADIPRTEVFFADTTDTLGPMGAKSMSESPYNPVAAALGNALADATGIRFTAVPFKPDRLWPLLQEKFG; this is translated from the coding sequence ATGACGTTCGAGATCAACGGCAGAGAGTTCTCGCAAAGCCCGCGCGCCGGGCAGTGCCTGCGAACGTTCCTGCGCGAGCTCGGGCATTTCGGCGTCAAGAAGGGTTGCGACGCCGGCGACTGCGGTGCCTGCACCGTGCTGCTCGACGGCGAGCCGGTGCACAGCTGCCTGATCCCCGCCTTCCGCGCCGAGGGCCACGCCGTCACCACCATCGAGGGCCTCGCCGGCGACGGCGGCACGCATCCGATGCAGCAGGCGTTTCTCGACGCGCAGGCATTTCAATGCGGCTTCTGCACCGCCGGCATGATCCTGACCTGCGCGTCGCTGAACCAGGCGCAGCGGCAGGACCTCGGCGCGTCGCTGAAGGGAAACCTCTGCCGCTGTACCGGCTACCGCGCGATCGAAGACGCGCTCGACGGCAAGACCAATATCGAGAACGCCGCCGCCGGTGCCGCATTCGGCCGCAGCCTGCCGGCGCCCGCCGGACCGCAAATCGTGCGCGGCGAAGCGCGCTACACCTTCGATACGTCAATCGAAGGCCTGCTGCACATCAAGATGCTGCGCTCGCCGCACCCCCACGCCAGGATTATTTCGATCGACAAGAGCGCGGCACTGGCGGTTCCTGGCGTGCGCGCGGTGCTGACACCGGAAGACGCGCCGCAAAGACTGTTCTCCACTGCCCGCCACGAGAGGGCCTGGATGGACCCGGACGACACCCGCGTGCTGGACGATGTCGTGCGCTTCATCGGACAGAAGGTGGCCGCCGTGGTCGCGGAGACGGAGGCCGCCGCCGAAGAAGGCTGCCGCCGCCTCAAGGTCGACTACGATGTGCTTCCAGCGGTGGTCGATCCGGCGCAGGCGATCGCGCCCGGCGCGCCGGTCCTTCACGGCGACAAGACGCCGGAGCAGCGGGTGACCAATTCACGCCGCAACATCGTGGCCGAGGCGCATGGCGAGTATGGCGATGTCGCGCGCGCACTCGCCGCTTCCGCCGTCAGCTACGAGGGCACCTTCACCACCCAGCGGGTCCAGCACGCCGCGCTGGAAACCCATGGCGGGCTCGCCTGGGTCGATTCCGACGGTGTCCTGAATGTGCGCTCCAGCACGCAGACGCCGTTCCTGACGCGGCGGGCGCTGTCGGAGATTTTCGATCTCGCGCCCGACAAGGTGCGGGTGTTCTGCGAACGCGTCGGCGGCGGCTTCGGCGGCAAGCAGGAAATGTTCGTCGAGGATGTCCTGGCGCTCGCCGCGCTGAAGACCGGACGGCCGGTCAAACTCGAACTCACCCGCGAGGAGCAGTTCATCGCGACCTCGACCCGGCATCCCATGCGCGTTTCCGTCAAGGCCGGCGCCGACAAGGACGGAAAGCTGACGGCGCTGCAGCTCGACGTGCTCTCCAACACCGGCGCCTACGGCAATCATGCGGGACCTGTGCTGTTTCATGGCTGCGGCGAGTCGATCGGGGTCTATAACTGCCCGAACAAGAAGGTCGACGCCGTCGTCGCCTACACCAACACCGTGCCCGCCGGCGCGTTCCGGGGCTATGGCCTGCCGCAAACGTTGTTCGCGGTGGAAGCCGCGATCGACGAACTGGCCAGGGGCCTGGGCATCAGCCCGTTCGAGATTCGCCGCCGCAATATCGTCAAATCAGGCGATCCCATGCTCTCGCCTCCGGGCACCTCGCATACCGACGTGCTCTATGGCTCCTACGGGCTCGACCAGTGCCTCGATTGGGTCGAGCGCGCGATGCAGGCCGACGCGCCGAAAACCGAGCTCCCGGCCGACTGGCTCACCGGCGACGGCATCGCGCTGACCATGATCGATACCGTGCCGCCGGACGGCCATATCGCGGACGCCTCAATCTCGCTGCGCGAGGACGGCGGGTTCGAGCTGACCGTCGGCACGGCCGAGTTCGGCAACGGCACCTCGACGGTGCACCGCCAGATCGCCGCGACGGCGCTCGCGACCACCGTCGATCAGATCCGCCTCAGGCAATCCGACACCGCGCATGGCGGCCACGACACCGGCGCCTACGGCTCTACCGGCACCTTCGTCGCCGGACGGGCGACGCAGGCGGCGGCGGAAAATCTGGCCGAGGTGCTGCGCGTTTTTGCGTCCGCTGCGACCAAGACCAATCCCGGGGCCTGCACGCTCGAAAACGATGTTGCCATCTGCGGCAAGCGGCTTGTGTCCTACGCCCAGCTCGCCGAAGCCGCGCGAGCGCAGGGACAACTTCTCTCCGCGACCGGCACTTCCGCGGGCACGCCGCGCTCGGTCGCCTTCAACGTGCAGGGGTTTCGGGTTGCCGTGAACAAGGCCACCGGCGAGATCAAAATCCTCAAAAGCGTGCACGCCGCCGACGCCGGGCGCGTCGCCAACCCGATGCAGTGCCGCGGACAGGTCGAAGGCGGGGTGGCGCAATCGCTCGGCGCCACGCTGTACGAGGAGATGGTGATCGACGACGGCGGCCGCGTGGTCAATCCCAAATTCCGCGACTATCACCTGCCGTCATTCGCGGACATTCCGCGCACCGAGGTGTTCTTCGCCGACACAACGGACACGCTCGGCCCGATGGGCGCGAAATCGATGAGCGAAAGTCCCTACAATCCGGTGGCCGCCGCACTCGGCAACGCGCTCGCCGACGCCACCGGCATCCGCTTCACCGCGGTGCCGTTCAAGCCGGACCGGCTTTGGCCGCTGCTGCAGGAGAAGTTCGGCTGA
- a CDS encoding FAD binding domain-containing protein has product MDLNTIEKVARPSSRAQLPVWTAGDAWLAGGTWLFSEPQAHLTRLIDLSDLKWPALTISDSGLSIAATCTVAQLDALACPPDWLASPLINQCCRAFLASFKIWKTATVGGNLCMSLPAGPMISLTSALGGVCTIWKTGGGEQKIGVSDFVIGNQRNVLASGDLLRQIDLPLAALKRRSAFRQISLTPVGRSAALLIGSIGSAGDLTMTVTASTTRPVQLCFAAIPQTKELREALLHHIPDALYHDDVHGKPAWRKHMTLRLAEEIRAELQGLL; this is encoded by the coding sequence ATGGATCTGAACACGATTGAGAAAGTCGCGCGCCCGAGCTCGCGGGCGCAATTGCCCGTTTGGACGGCAGGCGATGCTTGGCTCGCAGGCGGCACCTGGCTGTTCTCCGAGCCGCAGGCCCACCTGACCCGGCTGATCGATCTCAGCGACTTGAAATGGCCGGCGCTGACCATCAGCGACAGCGGGCTCTCGATCGCCGCCACCTGCACGGTCGCGCAGCTCGACGCGCTGGCCTGCCCGCCGGACTGGCTCGCCTCGCCCTTGATCAATCAATGCTGCCGCGCCTTTCTCGCCTCGTTCAAGATATGGAAGACCGCCACCGTCGGCGGCAATCTCTGCATGTCACTGCCGGCCGGGCCGATGATCTCGCTGACATCGGCGCTTGGCGGCGTCTGCACGATCTGGAAGACGGGCGGCGGTGAGCAGAAGATCGGCGTTTCCGATTTCGTGATCGGCAACCAGCGCAACGTGCTGGCGTCCGGCGATCTGCTGCGGCAGATCGATCTTCCGCTGGCCGCGCTAAAGCGGCGTTCGGCGTTTCGCCAGATCTCGCTGACTCCGGTCGGCCGCTCGGCCGCGCTGTTGATCGGCAGCATCGGCAGCGCCGGCGATCTGACGATGACGGTGACGGCGTCGACGACGCGGCCCGTTCAATTGTGCTTTGCCGCGATCCCCCAGACCAAAGAACTTCGCGAGGCGCTGCTGCATCACATTCCCGACGCGCTCTATCACGACGACGTCCACGGCAAGCCGGCCTGGCGCAAGCACATGACGCTGCGGCTGGCCGAGGAAATCCGCGCCGAACTGCAGGGCTTGCTGTAA
- a CDS encoding 8-oxoguanine deaminase → MEPARAIWIKDPLGILADGAERGIVVQQGKIVELVPKGGQPRTPAAFFEAGDHVVLPGLINTHHHFYQTLTRALPAALDRELFPWLQALYPVWARLTPEALDLGVTVAMSELLLSGCTTTTDHHYVFPVGLEDAVDIEVGVAKRLGLRVLLTRGSMNRSQRDGGLPPDSVVQDEDTILADSERVVAKHHQRGEDAMVQIALAPCSPFSVTTSLMRATADLADRLDVRLHTHLAETEDENRFCEQIYGCRPLDYLEQCGWLNARTWLAHGIHFNAAEMKRLGKARTTISHCACSNQLLASGSCPICDMEEAGVGIGLGVDGSASNDASNLMQEVRAAFLLQRARYGVGRVSHKDALRWATKGSAACVGRPELGEIAVGKAADLALFRLDELRFSGHGDPLAALVLCGAHRADRVMVGGKWVVADGTIPGLDVSDLIRRHSAAARAMQA, encoded by the coding sequence ATGGAGCCAGCGCGGGCAATCTGGATTAAGGATCCCCTCGGCATCCTCGCCGATGGCGCGGAGCGCGGCATCGTCGTCCAGCAGGGGAAGATCGTCGAACTGGTGCCGAAAGGCGGCCAGCCCAGGACGCCGGCGGCGTTTTTCGAGGCCGGCGACCATGTGGTGCTGCCTGGGCTGATCAATACCCACCATCATTTCTACCAAACGCTGACGCGGGCGCTGCCGGCGGCGCTCGACCGTGAATTGTTCCCATGGCTGCAGGCGCTCTATCCGGTATGGGCGCGGCTGACGCCCGAGGCGCTCGATCTCGGCGTCACGGTGGCGATGTCGGAGCTGTTGCTGTCAGGCTGCACCACCACGACCGATCACCATTATGTGTTTCCCGTAGGGCTGGAGGACGCCGTCGATATCGAGGTCGGCGTCGCCAAGCGGCTTGGCCTGCGTGTGCTGCTGACGCGCGGCTCGATGAACCGTTCGCAGCGCGACGGCGGATTGCCGCCGGACAGCGTGGTGCAGGATGAAGACACCATTCTCGCCGACAGCGAGCGCGTGGTGGCAAAACATCACCAGCGCGGCGAAGACGCCATGGTGCAGATCGCGCTGGCGCCGTGCTCGCCGTTCTCGGTGACGACCTCGCTGATGCGCGCGACCGCTGACCTGGCCGACAGGCTCGATGTCCGCCTGCATACCCATCTCGCGGAGACCGAGGACGAGAACAGATTCTGCGAGCAGATCTACGGTTGCCGGCCGCTCGATTATCTTGAGCAATGCGGCTGGCTCAACGCGCGGACCTGGCTTGCGCATGGCATTCATTTCAACGCCGCCGAGATGAAGCGGCTTGGCAAGGCCAGGACCACCATCAGCCATTGCGCCTGCAGCAATCAGTTGCTCGCGTCGGGCAGCTGTCCGATCTGCGACATGGAGGAAGCGGGCGTCGGAATAGGGCTCGGCGTCGACGGCTCGGCCTCGAACGATGCATCCAATCTGATGCAGGAGGTGCGCGCGGCATTCCTGCTGCAGCGGGCGCGCTACGGCGTCGGCCGCGTCAGCCACAAGGACGCGCTGCGCTGGGCGACAAAGGGATCGGCGGCCTGCGTCGGCCGGCCCGAGCTCGGCGAGATTGCGGTAGGGAAGGCCGCCGATCTCGCGTTGTTCAGGCTCGACGAATTGCGTTTCTCCGGCCACGGCGATCCGCTGGCGGCGCTGGTGTTGTGTGGCGCGCATCGCGCCGACCGGGTGATGGTCGGCGGCAAATGGGTGGTCGCCGACGGCACGATCCCCGGGCTCGATGTGTCAGATCTGATCCGCCGCCACAGCGCCGCGGCGCGCGCAATGCAGGCGTAG